A window from Podospora bellae-mahoneyi strain CBS 112042 chromosome 1 map unlocalized CBS112042p_1, whole genome shotgun sequence encodes these proteins:
- a CDS encoding uncharacterized protein (antiSMASH:Cluster_1) has protein sequence MALFAGRTWNIMEDYEILLARILPVFALRMLSILQLNTTSITDWSKSCSHLKISTTPTLSLDPRKIKVDDDSNDEKVQLKDNLPVDIPQHEGPPYDFHSLHGTGICMGWFLLSPDGPASHREVQNCVTGYFTDDSLDLYELLMKLIDGAIEGFTHAGNVKANLKTLYGAHNAFTLTFTIATGIQGIFGFFTTWFAIYNPPIHKK, from the exons ATGGCCTTGTTCGCAGGGCGCACATGGAATATCATGGAGGACTACGAAATCTTACTGGCGAGAATCTTGCCCGTGTTTGCACTGCGTATGCTAAGCATCTTACAGCTTAACACAACTTCTATCACCGACTGGTCCAAGTCTTGTTCTCACCTTAAAATTTCGACTACACCAACGCTTTCCCTTGATCCCCGCAAGATCAAAGTGGATGACGATTCCAATGACGAAAAAGTTCAGCTCAAGGACAACTTGCCTGTAGACATTCCTCAACATGAGGGACCGCCATACGACTTCCACTCATTGCACGGAACTGGAATATGCATGGGCTGGTTCTTGCTGAGTCCGGATGGCCCTGCTTCACACAGAGAAGTCCAAAATTGTGTAACTGGATACTTCACCGACG ACAGCCTCGACCTCTACGAGCTGTTAATGAAACTCATCGACGGCGCGATTGAGGGCTTCACCCATGCCGGTAATGTGAAGGCTAACTTGAAGACTTTGTACGGTGCTCACAACGCCTTCACCTTGACGTTCACCATTGCCACTGGCATCCAAGGAATCTTCGGGTTCTTCACCACTTGGTTCGCGATTTACAACCCACCCATTCATAAAAAATGA
- a CDS encoding uncharacterized protein (antiSMASH:Cluster_1), producing the protein MHRLRLSLHHVDLISILGRHPICWTTNPTMMYRNTILTLLAGASSVTAAMDPINNAILRARQLQDSIPTSTGSVFRTRTVDACISTLTSLSSSAPTPPPEVLEYELSQQLERFKTATAPIGPLVDDVADISSVCSSAFDEDRTRTATTYYPPATVIGSEEYDRYRTSALSWYSSLRPVVSEAAQTCSLKWPREVGLLWLAFIDNEEDCSKAYSLVLGITTTEPATEIITRTRTVPTETEASTTGTGIPAEETETEEPAEETGTSTSASTAGAARETGYMVAVVAAAAGVAGVMGAM; encoded by the exons ATGCACAGACTGAGGTTGAGTTT GCACCACGTGGATCTCATTTCGATATTGGGCCGG CATCCCATTTGTTGGACAACAAATCCCACCATGATGTATcgcaacaccatcctcaccctcctggCGGGAGCATCAtccgtcaccgccgccatggatcccatcaacaacgccatcCTCCGCGCCCGTCAGCTCCAAGACAGCATCCCAACCTCCACGGGGTCCGTTTTTAGAACCCGCACAGTGGACGCCTGCATcagcaccctcacctccctcagcagcagcgcccCCACCCCGCCCCCGGAAGTCCTCGAGTACGAATTGAGCCAGCAGTTAGAACGTTTCAAAACCGCGACAGCCCCCATAGGCCCTCTAGTCGACGACGTTGCAGATATATCATCGGTTTGCTCTAGCGCCTTTGACGAAGACAGGACCAGGACTGCCACCACCTATTACCCCCCTGCAACTGTTATCGGCAGTGAAGAATACGATAGATACCGAACATCGGCTCTTTCCTGGTATTCTTCGCTCCGTCCTGTTGTGTCAGAGGCTGCGCAGACATGTTCGCTGAAGTGGCCCCGGGAGGTGGGTCTGCTTTGGTTGGCATTCATTGACAATGAAGAAGATTGTTCCAAGGCGTACAGCCTTGTGTTGGGAATCACCACCACGGAGCCCGCCACGGAGATTATCACACGGACACGCACTGTTCCCACTGAGACGGAGGCTTCGACGACAGGGACGGGGATACCTGCTGAGGAGACTGAAACTGAGGAACCTGCCGAGGAGACGGGGACGTCGACGAGCGCCAGTACTGCTGGCGCTGCCAGGGAGACTGGGTATatggttgctgtggtggccgCTGcggctggtgttgctggcgTGATGGGCGCTATGTAA
- the URE2 gene encoding Transcriptional regulator ure2 (EggNog:ENOG503NYFG; antiSMASH:Cluster_1; COG:O; SMCOG1193:glutathione S-transferase): protein MTATLNPPKPIRVWLTPPGPNGWKTIFLLEELSLNYEFKPFRFDDVKKPPFIDINPNGRIPAIEDPNTGLTLWESGAINQYLIEQYDTEKRLTFDDVINRNLCNQFLQFQMSGQGPYYGQCGWFQYLHAEKIQSAIDRYSNEIKRVLGVLEIVLSKKGEYEQWLVGDKMTYADMAFVPWNFRLSEVLMQLWDEVFEGTPRVRAWHEKMVELPSWKRAMEHRARLMDEQGLQWNGVPKGIETFTEYEEKIEKGEMRYD from the exons ATGACAGCTACTCTCAACCCTCCTAAACCCATCCGTGTATGGCTCACTC CACCGGGCCCCAATGGCTGGAAAACCATTTTCCTCCTTGAGGAACTCTCCCTTAACTACGAGTTCAAACCGTTCCGCTTCGATGACGTGAAGAAACCCCCTTTCATagacatcaaccccaacggcCGCATCCCGGCCATCGAAGACCCCAACACCGGTCTCACCCTTTGGGAGTCGGGAGCAATCAACCAGTACCTCATCGAGCAATACGATACGGAGAAGCGTCTCACATTTGACGATGTCATCAACCGCAACCTCTGCAACCAGTTCCTCCAGTTCCAGATGAGCGGCCAAGGACCCTATTACGGTCAGTGCGGCTGGTTCCAGTATTTACATGCTGAGAAGATCCAGTCGGCTATTGATAGGTATTCCAATGAGATCAAGCGTGTGTTGGGGGTGTTAGAGATTGTTTTGTCGAAGAAAGGGGAGTATGAGCAGTGGCTGGTCGGGGACAAGATGACGTATGCTGATATGGCGTTTGTGCCTTGGAATTTTCGGTTGAGCGAGGTGCTGATGCAGTTGTGGGATGAGGTCTTCGAGGGAACACCGCGTGTTCGGGCCTGGCATGAAAAGATGGTCGAGCTGCCGAGTTGGAAGAGGGCTATGGAACATCGTGCGAGACTCATGGATGAGCAAGGGCTGCAGTGGAATGGTGTGCCGAAGGGAATCGAGACGTTTACTGAGTAcgaggagaagattgagaagggggagatgaggtaTGACTAG
- the LYS2 gene encoding large subunit of alpha-aminoadipate reductase (BUSCO:EOG092603D0; COG:Q; SMCOG1002:AMP-dependent synthetase and ligase; EggNog:ENOG503NWTQ; antiSMASH:Cluster_1), with amino-acid sequence MSPLPDPTIDLDWSGYVGSIQEHFRAQAEAHPDRTCVVETKSSTTPERRFTYRQIYEASNTLAWHLHNAGVTNGDVVMIWAHRSVDLVVALMGILASGATMTVLDPAYPPARQKIYLEVSQPRALLRIGRATDENGPLAPLVQQYIDDELQLKAEVPDLRLRDDGFLYGGEVDGKDIFASVRGSVSAPPDVLVGPDSNPTLSFTSGSEGRPKGVLGRHFSLVKYFGWMAERFNLSSESKYTLLSGIAHDPVQRDIFTPLFLGAQLLVPSREDIQHEKLAEWMREHKPTVTHLTPAMGQILVGGASAEFPSLENVFFVGDVLTTRDCRALRKLAINANIINMYGTTETQRAVSYYEIPSRAREPDYLDKLKDTVPAGTGMQNVQLLVVNRENRAEQCKVGEVGEIFVRAAGLAEGYLGDPALNEQKFLMNWFVDNEKWVEADAKASKNEPWRKYYKGPRDRLYRTGDLGRYLESGDVECVGRADDQVKIRGFRIELNDIDSNLSQNPLIRDCKTLVRRDRNEEPTLVSYIVPESKEWARWLHDRGLADVEDEGVEMGPVTVYLKKYRRMQTEVRDHLSTRLPTYAVPTIYIVLSKLPLNPNGKVDKPNLPFPDIAELVEDASEDDLQNWESLTETERTVAQFWADLIRGLNPKAIKRENGFFDLGGHSLLAQQFLLNVRKGLNADVSINTLYEHPSLAGFSAQIDKLLSNEAGSVTAEAGEAAYSKSLDELLQQLPAKYQSADRAALDSAEQLTIFLTGATGFLGSYLVQEILSRTVKTVKLIAHVRGAKESSAALVRLQRSLQGYGLWKDEWTGRLSAVVGDLSQPQLGIDDATWKTLADEADVVIHNGATVHWVKRYQDMMAANVLSTIDAMRLCNEGKPKVFSFVSSTSVLDTDYYIKLSEDSTRTGQGAILESDDMNGSSTGLGTGYGQSKWVSEQLVREAGRRGLVGSVVRPGYILGDSETGVCNVDDFLIRMLKGCIQLQSRPHIINTVNAVPVNHVARVVVASALNPLTGDADGNVHVVHVTAHPRYRMNEYLASLEFYGYNAPEITYEDWKQKLEQFVSAGSLEKDSEQHALMPLFHFCMNDLPANTRAPEMDDRNAVAILKADADKWTDVDDSTGHGVNRDDVGKYLSYLSAIKFIGLPTERGRPLPKLKQETLESLAVGAAGGRGAAH; translated from the exons ATGAGCCCATTACCAGACCCCACCATCGACCTTGACTGGTCAGGGTACGTTGGTTCGATCCAGGAGCACTTCCGCGCGCAAGCCGAAGCTCACCCCGACCGCACTTGCGTTGTCGAGACCAAgtcgtccaccacccccgagaGACGATTCACCTATCGCCAGATTTATGAGGCCTCAAACACACTAGCATGGCACCTCCACAATGCCGGCGTTACCAATGGGGACGTTGTCATGATTTGGGCCCATCGATCAGTAGACTTGGTCGTGGCCCTGATGGGTATTTTG GCTTCCGGCGCGACAATGACTGTCCTTGATCCTGCCTACCCTCCAGCGAGACAGAAGATTTACCTCGAGGTTTCTCAGCCCCGCGCCCTGCTGAGAATTGGGCGTGCCACAGATGAGAACGGCCCCTTGGCCCCATTGGTACAACAGTACATTGATGATGAGCTCCAGCTCAAGGCCGAGGTCCCCGACCTCAGACTCCGTGATGACGGCTTCTTATACGGCGGTGAAGTGGACGGCAAGGACATCTTTGCCAGCGTCAGAGGATCCGTCTCTGCGCCACCAGACGTCCTGGTAGGACCTGACTCCAACCCCACACTCTCCTTCACTTCTGGCAGTGAAGGTAGACCCAAGGGTGTTTTGGGCAGGCATTTCAGCTTGGTCAAGTACTTTGGCTGGATGGCCGAGCGGTTTAACCTCTCCTCAGAGAGCAAATACACCCTGCTTTCTGGCATTGCTCACGATCCGGTCCAGCGCGACATCTTCactccccttttcctcggcGCACAGCTCCTGGTGCCATCAAGAGAAGACATCCAGCACGAGAAGCTGGCCGAATGGATGCGCGAACACAAGCCTACCGTCACCCATCTTACCCCTGCCATGGGTCAGATCCTGGTAGGTGGAGCATCGGCTGAGTTCCCCAGCCTCGAGAACGTCTTCTTTGTCGGTGACGTTCTCACCACTAGGGACTGCCGCGCCCTCAGAAAGCTGGCCATCAATGCCAACATCATTAACATGTACGGCACAACTGAGACGCAAAGAGCTGTCAGTTACTACGAAATTCCCAGCCGTGCTAGGGAGCCTGACTATCtggacaagctcaaggacaCTGTTCCGGCTGGTACCGGTATGCAAAATGTCCAGTTGCTAGTTGTCAACCGCGAAAACAGAGCGGAGCAGTGCAaggtgggcgaggttggcgagatCTTTGTCCGTGCGGCGGGCCTTGCCGA GGGCTACCTCGGTGACCCGGCGCTCAACGAGCAGAAGTTCTTGATGAACTGGTTCGTTGATAACGAGAAGTGGGTTGAGGCTGATGCCAAGGCCAGCAAGAACGAACCATGGAGAAAGTATTACAAGGGGCCAAGGGACAGATTGTACCGCACCGGTGATCTGGGTCGTTACCTTGAATCTGGCGACGTCGAGTGCGTCGGGCGTGCTGACGACCAAGTCAAGATTCGCGGCTTCCGTATCGAACTGAACGATATCGACAGCAACTTGAGCCAAAACCCACTCATCCGCGACTGCAAAACTCTCGTTCGGAGAGATCGTAACGAAGAGCCCACGCTTGTCAGCTACATTGTTCCTGAGAGCAAGGAGTGGGCTCGCTGGCTCCATGACCGGGGATTggctgatgttgaggatgagggtgtgGAGATGGGTCCCGTCACAGTCTACTTGAAGAAGTACAGACGGATGCAAACGGAGGTTCGCGACCATTTGTCCACACGACTCCCGACATACGCTGTCCCAACCATCTACATTGTTCTCAGCAAGCTTCCGCTGAACCCCAATGGCAAGGTTGACAAGCCCAACCTTCCTTTCCCCGATATTGCTGAACTTGTTGAGGACGCTTCTGAGGATGATCTCCAGAACTGGGAGTCGCTCACTGAGACCGAAAGGACTGTGGCACAGTTCTGGGCCGACCTAATCCGTGGCTTGAACCCCAAGGCCATCAAGAGAGAAAACGGGTTCTTCGACCTCGGTGGTCACAGTTTGCTGGCTCAGCAGTTTCTGCTCAACGTGCGCAAGGGTCTCAACGCCGATGTGTCGATCAACACACTCTACGAACACCCTAGCCTTGCAGGATTCAGTGCTCAGATCGACAAGCTCCTTTCTAACGAGGCCGGTAGTGTAACAGCTGAAGCTGGAGAGGCCGCTTATTCCAAGTCTTTGGACGAGCTTCTGCAGCAGCTTCCTGCCAAGTACCAGTCGGCTGACCGTGCAGCGCTTGACTCTGCAGAGCAGTTGACGATCTTCCTGACTGGTGCCACCGGCTTCTTGGGCTCATACCTTGTCCAAGAAATCCTTAGCCGTACCGTCAAGACCGTCAAGCTCATTGCTCATGTTCGTGGCGCCAAGGAATCTTCGGCGGCTCTTGTCAGACTTCAGCGGTCTCTGCAGGGGTATGGCCTGTGGAAGGATGAGTGGACCGGGAGGCTGAGTGCGGTCGTGGGTGACCTGTCTCAACCCCAGCTTGGCATTGACGATGCCACCTGGAAGACCCTGGCGGACGAGGCTGATGTCGTCATTCACAACGGCGCCACTGTCCATTGGGTTAAGAGATACCAAGACATGATGGCGGCCAACGTTTTGTCGACCATTGATGCCATGAGACTTTGCAATGAGGGCAAGCCTAAGGTCTTCTCTTTTGTCAGCTCCACCAGTGTGCTTGACACAGACTACTACATCAAGCTGTCCGAGGACTCCACCAGGACTGGCCAGGGTGCCATCTTGGAAAGCGATGACATGAATGGCAGCAGCACTGGGCTAGGCACTGGCTATGGTCAATCCAAGTGGGTGTCTGAACAGCTTGTTCGTGAAGCAGGCAGACGCGGTCTTGTCGGTTCGGTTGTCCGTCCCGGCTACATCCTCGGAGATTCAGAGACTGGTGTTTGCAACGTGGACGATTTCTTGATCCGCATGCTGAAGGGCTGCATCCAGCTGCAGTCGCGCccacacatcatcaacaccgtcaACGCCGTCCCTGTCAACCACGTTGCGCGTGTGGTGGTCGCCTCTGCCCTGAACCCTCTTACTGGTGACGCGGATGGCAATGTCCATGTTGTCCATGTCACGGCGCATCCCCGTTACCGCATGAACGAGTATCTTGCCTCTCTCGAATTTTACGGCTACAATGCGCCGGAAATCACCTACGAGGACTGGAAGCAAAAGCTCGAACAGTTCGTCAGCGCTGGTTCGCTTGAGAAGGATTCGGAGCAGCATGCTCTGATGCCCCTGTTCCATTTCTGCATGAATGACCTGCCCGCCAACACCCGTGCCCCCGAGATGGACGACAGGAACGCTGTTGCCATTCTCAAGGCTGATGCTGACAAGTGGACCGATGTCGATGACAGCACTGGCCATGGTGTCAACAgggatgatgttggcaagTACCTCAGCTATTTGTCTGCGATCAAGTTTATTGGGCTGCCTACCGAGAGGGGTAGGCCACTgcccaagctcaagcagGAGACTCTGGAGTCTTTGGCTGTGGGCGCTGCTGGTGGTCGTGGAGCCGCTCACTGA
- a CDS encoding uncharacterized protein (antiSMASH:Cluster_1; COG:O; EggNog:ENOG503Q3DQ): MKLSLGTVAAVVGVVNAAFPTDIVYYWVDQSAVVVNATGGLSSPPSGWYTAVVQGAVYEAAVNSKRESLEFQQLAISHAAHDAILWVYHGSRQYAPVDAALRAVIPIIGLDPNSSKGKQAAKIGQAAAAKVAKARADDNLVNFVDFTFGPKQPGVYQSTPGGAPLPDTPQARFTRPFAALGDITRFRSPPPPKTDSAEYEADFLFVKSVGAVNSANRSAYDTDTAYFWRESSVTGWNRFAGAIVGSKLDKKPLESAKFYAQLNYAIANAGFASWDVKYAYQGWRPVTAVHYPDVWLKSGRNETDTNWVPLLRPTPSHPDYVSTHSTFGSAAAHVIKAWNKGDRIDATWSSNVTLDNRGVITRRYTSVQFANEENSISRQFGGIHFKFAGTEGLKLGDRVAEATLKVFDKNWDKF, translated from the exons ATGAAGCTCTCCCTCGGGACCGTTGCCGCGGTCGTGGGTGTTGTCAATGCGGCTTTTCCGACGGATATTGTCTACTACTG GGTTGACCAGTCCGCCGTGGTAGTTAATGCCACCGGTGgtctttcttcccccccctccggTTGGTACACAGCCGTCGTCCAAGGTGCCGTCTACGAAGCAGCCGTGAACTCCAAGCGTGAGAGTCTCGAGTTCCAACAgctcgccatctcccacgCCGCTCACGACGCCATCCTCTGGGTCTACCATGGCTCCCGCCAGTACGCCCCCGTTGACGCCGCTCTCCGCGccgtcatccccatcatcggTCTCGACCCCAACTCCAGCAAGGGCAAGCAAGCCGCCAAGATCGGCcaagctgccgccgccaaggTAGCAAAGGCTCGCGCCGACGACAATCTCGTCAACTTTGTCGACTTCACCTTCGGCCCGAAGCAGCCCGGAGTCTACCAGTCCACCCCCGGCGGCGCTCCCCTCCCAGACACCCCCCAAGCCCGCTTCACCCGCCCATTTGCCGCCCTGGGCGACATCACCCGCTtccgctcccctccccctcccaagacCGACTCGGCCGAGTACGAAGCCGACTTCTTGTTCGTCAAGTCCGTCGGCGCTGTCAATTCCGCTAACCGCTCCGCCTACGATACCGACACGGCCTACTTCTGGCGCGAGTCCTCCGTCACGGGCTGGAACCGCTTCGCCGGCGCCATCGTCGGCTCCAAGCTCGACAAGAAACCCCTCGAGTCGGCCAAGTTCTACGCCCAGCTCAACTACGCCATCGCCAACGCCGGCTTCGCCTCCTGGGACGTCAAGTACGCCTACCAAGGCTGGCGTCCGGTCACGGCCGTTCACTACCCTGATGTTTGGCTCAAGTCGGGGAGGAACGAGACTGATACCAACTGGGTTCCCCTCTTGAGACCTACTCCTTCCCACCCGGACTATGTATCTACCCACTCCACTTTTGGGAGCGCCGCGGCGCATGTGATCAAGGCGTGGAATAAGGGGGACAGGATCGATGCCACGTGGAGTAGCAATGTTACTCTGGATAATAGGGGTGTGATTACAAGGCGGTACACGAGTGTGCAGTTTGCGAATGAAGAGAACAGTATCAGCAGGCAGTTTGGTGGT ATTCACTTCAAGTTTGCTGGCACGGAGGGTTTGAAGCTCGGTGACAGGGTTGCTGAGGCTACGCTGAAGGTGTTTGACAAGAACTGGGACAAGTTCTAA
- a CDS encoding uncharacterized protein (EggNog:ENOG503NZ56; antiSMASH:Cluster_1; COG:O; MEROPS:MER0093133), whose translation MKIPTNTVLPFAAWAAPRASIKGVPDVLTKSAQDVIQAAGASASCEWFTQPIDHSNPELGTWQQLYCVNPAKWGGPGSPVVLMTPGETPIWGSITPSRGYSFLDNTTMTGLYAQAIGAATVVIEHRYFGGSSPYDGFDAETLQYLTMDQAAMDMVNFAQNVVFPFEDGKTSVATKVPWVWFGTSYAATLGSWIEHTYPGVFYAFHLSSAIVQANTENWYYYDTIRKGIDSYRGDTRCTVALNEVSEYVDKYLLASSRNETEVQALKLLFGASFPIEDDDFAYAIATPFRYWQETNGYHDILEMCDAIVGSNESEENDVLGTVPGSVGNYAAYFRMNFRQSTCEYLNTWGQEDPLWCLNTHYEWNPYFIARTLGNPWRTWYWFLCNEPIASWATGAPKESLSMVSRKIDAQYWQRQCELHFPATHGKKYGSAKGKTPTTLNEETGGWLRNSTRVIWTSGEFDPWRGTSMSSEIRTGGVLQSTDSVSVFLIKNAVHGDDAFTTRALGNLNIKPNPEVVKVQEQSVLIVKKWVAEYYAKQSSQK comes from the exons ATGAAGATACCCACGAATACAGTGCTCCCATTTGCAGCATGGGCTGCACCGAGAGCATCAATCAAGGGCGTGCCGGACGTTCTGACCAAGTCTGCCCAAGACGTCATCCAGGCCGCTGGCGCCAGCGCATCTTGCGAGTGGTTCACCCAACCGATAGATCACAGCAACCCTGAGCTTGGAACATGGCAGCAATTATATTGCGTAAACCCTGCCAAATGGGGAGGCCCCGGGTCGCCCGTGGTTCTCATGACTCCTGGCGAGACCCCAATCTGGGGGTCCATCACGCCTAGCCGAGGTTACAGCTTTCTGGATAACACAACGATGACCGGATTATACGCACAGGCCATTGGCGCGGCAACCGTTGTGATCGAGC ACCGATACTTTGGCGGATCCTCGCCATACGATGGCTTCGATGCCGAGACTCTACAGTATCTCACAATGGACCAAGCAGCCATGGACATGGTCAACTTTGCCCAGAATGTTGTCTTCCCTTTCGAAGACGGCAAAACAAGTGTGGCTACCAAGGTGCCGTGGGTTTGGTTTGGGACATCCTACGCGGCAACGCTGGGCAGCTGGATTGAACACACCTATCCTGGCGTGTTTTACGCGTTCCATCTTAGCAGCGCTATCGTGCAAGCAAACACCGAGAACTGGTACTACTACGACACTATCCGAAAAGGAATCGATTCTTACAGGGGAGACACACGCTGCACTGTTGCGTTGAATGAGGTTTCAGAATATGTCGACAAGTACTTGCTGGCTTCGAGCCGGAACGAGACGGAAGTGCAGGCGCTCAAGCTATTGTTCGGCGCGTCATTCCCgattgaggatgacgacTTTGCCTA TGCTATTGCGACGCCGTTCCGCTACTGGCAAGAAACCAACGGTTACCACGATATCTTGGAGATGTGCGATGCTATCGTCGGCTCAAATGAGTCGGAAGAAAACGACGTTCTGGGAACTGTTCCTGGCTCTGTCGGGAACTACGCTGCATACTTTAGGATGAATTTCAGACAGTCAA CTTGCGAGTATCTCAACACCTGGGGACAGGAGGATCCCCTCTGGTGCCTCAACACACATTACGAGTGGAATCCCTATTTCATTGCGAGAACCCTCGGGAACCCTTGGCGCACCTGGTACTGGTTCTTGTGCAATGAGCCGATTGCATCCTGGGCCACAGGTGCACCAAAGGAGTCGCTCTCGATGGTGTCACGAAAAATTGATGCTCAGTACTGGCAAAGACAGTGCGAGCTTCACTTCCCGGCTACACATGGCAAGAAGTATGGCAGCGCGAAGGGTAAGACACCTACCACTCTGAACGAAGAGACTGGTGGCTGGCTGCGGAACTCGACGCGTGTGATCTGGACGAGCGG TGAATTTGACCCCTGGAGAGGAACGAGCATGTCCAGCGAAATCCGAACAGGCGGTGTGCTGCAGTCCACCGACAGCGTTTCGgtcttcctcatcaagaaCGCTGTGCACGGCGATGACGCATTCACCACTCGTGCGCTTGGGAACCTCAACATTAAGCCTAACCCAGAGGTTGTCAAGGTGCAGGAGCAGTCTGTTTTGATTGTGAAGAAGTGGGTGGCTGAGTATTATGCGAAGCAGAGCAGCCAGAAATAG
- a CDS encoding putative secondary metabolism biosynthetic enzyme (antiSMASH:Cluster_1; SMCOG1040:alcohol dehydrogenase; EggNog:ENOG503NWNG; COG:Q), with amino-acid sequence MATLYKSPHARTFISSCLRLHPVHLRKPLNCISDFQASFPYHSPTRRDLSTLSTMSAISNLPKTFRAAVLTGLNQPLELQSLPLIPPGPGQILVKVLACGICHTDAFVAAGIIPTSFPRILGHEIIGEVAALGEGVKGFSLGERVGGGWHGGHDGTCPSCVKGAHQYCANEAINGVSMNGGYAEYCLLRHEAVSRIPLDADPASTAPFLCAGTTVFNALRHSGIIPGEEAVVAVQGVGGLGHLAVQYSKAMGYKTIGVSTGSDKKDLVMGELGADGYIDSLVEDPVERLQEMGGAKVIVSTAPSAKAIGGLLGGLANFGRMVVLAPVGGVEFDTFLMVTKAVSVSGWSTGTAVDGEEAVAFAKRNGVRCFVERFGLDRVNEAFEGMKGGKPRFRNVLVME; translated from the exons ATGGCCACCCTTTACAAAAGTCCCCATGCCCgcaccttcatctcctcctgtCTCCGCCTCCATCCGGTGCACCTCCGCAAACCTCTCAATTGCATCTCGGACTTCCAAGCGTCGTTTCCATATCACTCACCAACCCGACGGGATTTATCAACACTATCCACCATGTCCGCAATCAGTAACCTCCCTAAAACATTCAGGGCAGCTGTGCTCACGGGACTGAACCAGCCTCTGGAGCTGCAGTCCTTGCCCTTAATACCCCCTGGTCCAGGCCAGATTCTAGTGAAGGTGCTGGCGTGTGGGATCTGCCACACTGATGCCTTCGTTGCGGCGGGGATAATCCCGACGTCGTTTCCAAGGATTTTGGGACACGAGATCATCGGGGAGGTTGCTgcgctgggggagggggtgaaggggtttAGTCTTGGGGAGAGGGTCGGGGGCGGATGGCATGGTG gCCACGACGGCACCTGCCCCTCCTGCGTCAAAGGCGCCCACCAGTACTGCGCCaacgaggccatcaacggcGTCTCCATGAACGGCGGTTACGCGGAATActgcctcctccgccacgaAGCCGTCTCGCGCATCCCCCTCGACGCCGACCCCGCCTCCACGGCTCCCTTCCTCTGCGCCGGCACCACCGTCTTCAACGCCCTCCGCCACAGCGGGATCATCCCCGGGGAGGAAGCCGTTGTTGCCGTCCAGGGCGTCGGAGGGTTGGGCCATCTGGCGGTGCAGTACTCCAAGGCTATGGGGTACAAGACTATCGGAGTCTCGACGGGGAGTGACAAGAAGgatttggtgatgggggagttgggggcgGATGGGTATATCGATTCGCTGGTTGAGGATccggtggagaggttgcAGGAGATGGGAGGGGCGAAGGTGATTGTTAGTACGGCGCCTAGTGCGAAGGCTattggggggttgctgggggggttggcgaattttgggaggatggtggttttggcgccggttgggggggtggagtttGATACTTTTTTGATGGTGACGAAGGCGGTCTCGGTCAGTGGGTGGTCGACGGGGACggcggtggatggggaggaggcggtggcgttTGCGAAGAGGAATGGGGTGAGGTGTTTTGTCGAGAGGTTTGGGTTGGATAGGGTGAATGAGGCGTTCgaggggatgaagggggggaagccGAGGTTTAGGAatgtgttggtgatggaatgA